The following DNA comes from Methylophilus sp. 5.
TTCTTCGAATCATCAATCATCAGCCGCCGCATTTGATCTGCCGCAGCTGACAAACTCTCTTTAGCAAATGCTGCCCCACCGGTACCTGCAACCGCACCGATTAAAACATTCATTACCTGCTCTTCTATTCGCAACTCCTTAAGTTGTGCCTGAATTGCAGCCTTATCTTCTGCTGTTGTTGCTGCTTTAAGCTGGTTTTGCAAATTTTGGCGCTTTTCCTGCACGTATGTGCCAACCGCCTGATAAGCCTGTTGACTGAATGCCTGCGTGATCTGTACCTGCGCCTGAATCTCCTTGGCTACCTTGTCTGCATCGAATATTGGTGAAATTTTGGCAGCGGTACTGTTCCCCTGACCATCGACAGCATTCCCCTGACCATCGACAGCATTCCCCTGACCATCGACAGCATTCCCCTGACCATCGACAGCATTCCCCTTGTCATCGATATGCACATCACGCTTCAGCAATACAAGCGTGGCAGTCGCATCCTTACCGGATTGGCTTTGCTGTAAAACATTGTCTTTGATAGTAACATCACCACCACTGACAGCAGTGACTGTTTTAGAGGTTGCATCTCCACTGTCTTTACCATAACCCGCACCTGATAGTGTTGGTTTGCCGGTTTGAGAACCCACGCCAACAGAAGCAGCGATTGCTTTGGCATCATATTCCGCTTTGTTATGAATATCGCTGGTTGTGAGTGTGTTAGTGGTCAGGCTGTTTTTATTGTCCTGGATGGCTTTGTCGGTGCTCGCAATAATGGCGCCTTTGAGGTCGGTGTTGCCATTCACATTGACCTGAAAACCTTCATCTCCGGCATAAATGCCTGATTGCTCGTTCACCGAGGCGTAGTCGCTATTAATCTTTTGCTTGCCTGCGCTGACGCTGCCGCCAGTGGGGATGCCGTTACTGCCGAATGAGACAGAGGCGCCGCTGCTGCTTTGTTTGGATTGATAAGTAGCAGTGTCTTGCAGGCTTTCGACATTCAGATTGCCTTGGCCTGAGGTGCCTACATCAGCAACCACTTGTTTAGCTTTGACTTGTGCGCCTTTGAGTGTGGTGTCGGTGCCACTTTGTAATGTGGCTTTATTCCCTGCGCTCACCTGTGTTTCTGTCCAGCTAGTGTCTGCGCCATTCGCTTTACCGCGGCTGCTGTTAAAACTGGCAGTGGGGGTGACTGCGCCGCTACTGCCCAGGCCGACGGAGACACCGACGCTGGCACTGGAGGATTTATTGCTGCTTTGTAGGGTTTGCGTGTTTTTAGCGGCGATCAGGTTGAGTTGATCTTGTGCGCTTAAGCTTAGGTCTTGCCCGGCATTCAACTGACTACCTACAACGGTAAGATCACTTTCGCTGCCTGCGCCAGTGGCGGTGATACGCACATTATTGCCCGCATTCACCTGGCTGGCTTTAGCCACGCTTTGCTGGGTCTGGCTGCTGGATTTAGCGGTGGAGCTACCAATACTAAAGTTGAGACTAATGCCGCCTGCCTGATCAGCAAAATTGCCAGCACTGCCAGTCTTTACAGCATCTGCTGCATTTTTAACACTGAGCGCAGTGGTGGCTGCTGCCAGTGCCTGCATACGCGGGTCGTCCGTTTGACCAGCGGCTTTGCTCATTTGGTCTGTGGTCTGGATTGCTGATACCACGGGATTACTAATCCCTACACTCACCCCACTCTGCTTATACTTCATTTTATCAGTGCGCTGGTAGGTTTCATCAGCAGAGGTGATGTCTACTTTTTGTGCGGTGATGTCAATATCGCCTTGCGGGGCCACTACGTCACTGGCGGTTTGGGTGTAAGCCTTACCTGCTTCGATTGATACATCCCCTTCTACACTGCCAATCGTGCTGCTGCGTTGCGTCGTCTCGGTGATGGTAGTGTTTTGCTTGAGTTTGCTGGAGCCATAGCCAACGCTAGTGCTGCTAGCCGAGAAGCCTGTTTTAGACTGTTTATAATCGTGGGTTTCTTGATGCGTTTCTTGTGCGGCAGTCACAGTCACATTACCCGTAGCACTTAAAGCGACATTTTGGCTGGCGACTAAATCTGAGCCGGTGATATTCAAGTTGCCCGGTGTTTGGGCGTTACCTGCACGCAGGTTAATGCTCTCTGCACTCAAACTTGAGGCGATGGCGGTTTCGTCATGCACGGTATCCCGTCGCTCAGTTTTACTGCTACTCATAAACCCAGACTTTTTGGTTTTGCGGTATTGCTCAGTGTCTAGGGTGGCTTTGCCAGCAGTGATGTCGATGTCGCTGGCTTGTGCACTGATGTTACCTTGATCGCTGGTGACATTGGCCGCGCGCATCTCCAGTTTGTTGCCTGCTTGCAGTTGAATATCGCCAGCCGTGTTGATCTGCGTGCCGACTTCTTCTGTGGTGCTGCGTTTGATGTAGTTTTTAGCGACGCCGGTGCTGGTACTGAGTCCGGTTTGTTGCGTAGTCAGGTCTATATTGTTTCCGGCGGAGAGTGCGGTGAGGCCGTTTTCGCTGCGATTGCTGATGTGTGCAGCATCGAGCCCAATATTGCCTCCAGCCATGGCAACAAGCACGCCATTGGCGCTATCGGTCACATACAGGCCTGCCACACGGTCTATGCCGGTGCGCTCAGAGTAGCCGAGTGCGCCGCGTTGCAAGCCGGTTTGTGCGCTGTTATTGCTATTAAAGGTGGTGCTTTCAATCTTGATGTCATTGCCTGCATTGAGGGCAAGCGCTTGTTGCGCGCTGATGCTGCCGCCCTGGTTGAGGATATCTTGCTGCGCATTGAGGCTGACGGTTTTACCGGTGATTTGGCCTAGCAGGTTTTGGATATTATCGGCTTGGATTGACAGCACTTGCTGCCCCGACAATGTACCGCTATTGATTAACGTATTTTGCCCGGATTGCGCCGTGTTGAGGTTGATATTGAGCGTTTGGCCGGAGATGAGGCTACCGGCATTGCTTAAGTCACCGGCCGTCAAGCGCGTATACACTTGCGGCACCAGCGCTTGCGTGGTGCTGCCGTCTGGCAGTGTCACGTTTTGCGTGACTAACCAGACAATATCACTGGTGAGCTGTGCCACTTGTGCGGCACTCAAGGCCACGCCTGGCACTAGCTGATGGGTATTGGCAAAGGTGACGCCATTGGTCATCAGGGCTTGGTATTGTGCCTGGTCGTTGCTATAGCCTGCCAGAAAGCGCCTGCCGGTGAGCTGGTTAATCTGCTCGCGCACCAGCCGTTGCTCGTAAAACCCATCGCCCAGCCGTTTGGTTTGATAGGCCGGGTCGTAACTGAGTTGGCTCAGCATGTAGTCTGAGCTTAACCATTGCCCATAACTGGCAAAGCGCGGGCTGGTTTCAATCAGGTAACTGGCGCTCGGGTCAGTCTGGCGATAAAGGCTGGCCAAGGAGTTTGCGCGCACGGCATCTGGCTGTTGATTGCCTAAGCTATTGCTATTTAGGCTCGCCACCTGGCCATTGCTGGTGGCGGTGGTATTGGCCAGATACTGCGTGGTTGGTAGCGTGGTGGTAGTCACCGCTGGCGCTGGTCGATAGGGATAACGGTCAATATCGTAATCAAAGCCGCCGCCATCGCCATCGTAGTCATAATAGTAAGCAGTGCCGCTATAGGTCGTGGTGGTGTCACCGGTGATATTGAGGTTGTTTAAACTGCCGCCGCTGTGGGTTAAATCGCCACCCGCGATGATGCGGCTGTCATTATTGGTGACATTGCCAATGAGATTCAGGTGACCACCTGCGATGATGTCAGCAGGTTGGCTGGAAGCAATGCGTGTCTCAGCAGTGGTGCCATGGTAAATATAGCGCCAGTATTCCCTAAAGTTAAACGGCAAATTATAAGTGCTGCCATACCGCCAGGAGATATTCTCGTTGCCAATGCGCCAGGCGGGATAATCTGCACTGTTATATAAGCCACCTTCGCCTCGGGGCGTAAACTGGTCGTAATGGGTGGTGCCTACCTCTACAGACTCCGTCGTCACCCCTGCATTCAGGTTCTGGATAGACGCCATATTGATCAGCATATTGCCATCGGCTTCTATGGTGGCGTCATTATTCATCAGGCTATCGCCCTGGCCAGTGGCGGCGTGCTGTGCATCCAGCGTGCGGCCGATCGCCATATCGCCCAAACTAAAAATCAGGCTCTTGGACTGATTGACCAGAGTCTCGGATATACCGAGGTCTAGGCGCTCGCGGGCCGCAATGGTGGCCGAGCGGCTCACCCCATTCACGGTTTGCGCCAGGTTATTCAGGCGGCGCGCCTGTATCGCCACATGGTCACCCAGAATTTGACCCAGACCTTGATTGGTCAAGGTATCTGCGTTAATAAATGTGTTAATGCCATCAATCAACCCGCTGTTAATCAGCGTATCAACGATATCCAACTCGGTATTGGCACCGCTTAACTCGCCGCTATTGTTTAACTGCCCGGCCTGAATCAGCAGCCTGTTTCCTGCCAGCAGGCTGGTCTGGTTCACAATGCTGCCTTGTGATGTCAATAACAAATCGCCATCGGCCTGCATTAGGCCTGTGGTTTGCAAGTAGTCTTGCTGCAAGTTGGCCGTTAAGTTGCCGCCCGCAAGCACCCTGCCATCACCGGATAATTGATTAGCAATCACATGCATATCCTGCCCGGCAGCCAATAAGGCATTGCTATTACTGATGTGATCAGCATTCACGGTCATTGACGTGGCTGCAGTGATTTTATTCTGGTTGTTTAAATCGCCAGTCTCAATCTGCATGGCAGCCCCTGACAACACCTCGCCAGTGTTTTGCAGGCTATGACTCTTCAGATCCATATTGCCCTGCGCCACGAGGGTATTGTGGTTGCTCAACTGCCCGTTAATATCCATGCTTAACTCACCGGTAGTCGCCGCGATCACGCCCTGGTTATTCACCCCCAAGCCCAACTCAGTGCCTATCAGGTGTATTTTGCCTGCATACATGCCACCCAGCGCGGCGACATCCAGCGCGACCAGTGGTGTGGGCTCATTGCTTGCAGCCACTGAGGTAAGCGTGCCAATATCGCCATTGCTGGCCACATTGACCTGCTGGGTGCCGAGCACAACATTGAGTGTTTTGGC
Coding sequences within:
- a CDS encoding hemagglutinin repeat-containing protein; protein product: MNKQIYRIVFNQLRGVWMVVAEHVSGRGKLKSSQTAAGIQALPHPPLQAAISRSARWALLAFGGMLPFVAAQADIVADPGASAHHQPLVTNAANGVPLVNIQTPDHNGLSHNTYQQFDVMQNGVILNNSRTNVQTQLGGWVQGNPNLGAGTARTILNEVNSSQPSLLNGFIEVAGSRAQVIVANPSGISCNGCGFINAWRATLTTGAPVFIGGDLTAYRVTGGVIQFLGAGLDTSAVDYTDVISRAVVANAGVWAKTLNVVLGTQQVNVASNGDIGTLTSVAASNEPTPLVALDVAALGGMYAGKIHLIGTELGLGVNNQGVIAATTGELSMDINGQLSNHNTLVAQGNMDLKSHSLQNTGEVLSGAAMQIETGDLNNQNKITAATSMTVNADHISNSNALLAAGQDMHVIANQLSGDGRVLAGGNLTANLQQDYLQTTGLMQADGDLLLTSQGSIVNQTSLLAGNRLLIQAGQLNNSGELSGANTELDIVDTLINSGLIDGINTFINADTLTNQGLGQILGDHVAIQARRLNNLAQTVNGVSRSATIAARERLDLGISETLVNQSKSLIFSLGDMAIGRTLDAQHAATGQGDSLMNNDATIEADGNMLINMASIQNLNAGVTTESVEVGTTHYDQFTPRGEGGLYNSADYPAWRIGNENISWRYGSTYNLPFNFREYWRYIYHGTTAETRIASSQPADIIAGGHLNLIGNVTNNDSRIIAGGDLTHSGGSLNNLNITGDTTTTYSGTAYYYDYDGDGGGFDYDIDRYPYRPAPAVTTTTLPTTQYLANTTATSNGQVASLNSNSLGNQQPDAVRANSLASLYRQTDPSASYLIETSPRFASYGQWLSSDYMLSQLSYDPAYQTKRLGDGFYEQRLVREQINQLTGRRFLAGYSNDQAQYQALMTNGVTFANTHQLVPGVALSAAQVAQLTSDIVWLVTQNVTLPDGSTTQALVPQVYTRLTAGDLSNAGSLISGQTLNINLNTAQSGQNTLINSGTLSGQQVLSIQADNIQNLLGQITGKTVSLNAQQDILNQGGSISAQQALALNAGNDIKIESTTFNSNNSAQTGLQRGALGYSERTGIDRVAGLYVTDSANGVLVAMAGGNIGLDAAHISNRSENGLTALSAGNNIDLTTQQTGLSTSTGVAKNYIKRSTTEEVGTQINTAGDIQLQAGNKLEMRAANVTSDQGNISAQASDIDITAGKATLDTEQYRKTKKSGFMSSSKTERRDTVHDETAIASSLSAESINLRAGNAQTPGNLNITGSDLVASQNVALSATGNVTVTAAQETHQETHDYKQSKTGFSASSTSVGYGSSKLKQNTTITETTQRSSTIGSVEGDVSIEAGKAYTQTASDVVAPQGDIDITAQKVDITSADETYQRTDKMKYKQSGVSVGISNPVVSAIQTTDQMSKAAGQTDDPRMQALAAATTALSVKNAADAVKTGSAGNFADQAGGISLNFSIGSSTAKSSSQTQQSVAKASQVNAGNNVRITATGAGSESDLTVVGSQLNAGQDLSLSAQDQLNLIAAKNTQTLQSSNKSSSASVGVSVGLGSSGAVTPTASFNSSRGKANGADTSWTETQVSAGNKATLQSGTDTTLKGAQVKAKQVVADVGTSGQGNLNVESLQDTATYQSKQSSSGASVSFGSNGIPTGGSVSAGKQKINSDYASVNEQSGIYAGDEGFQVNVNGNTDLKGAIIASTDKAIQDNKNSLTTNTLTTSDIHNKAEYDAKAIAASVGVGSQTGKPTLSGAGYGKDSGDATSKTVTAVSGGDVTIKDNVLQQSQSGKDATATLVLLKRDVHIDDKGNAVDGQGNAVDGQGNAVDGQGNAVDGQGNSTAAKISPIFDADKVAKEIQAQVQITQAFSQQAYQAVGTYVQEKRQNLQNQLKAATTAEDKAAIQAQLKELRIEEQVMNVLIGAVAGTGGAAFAKESLSAAADQMRRLMIDDSKKFVGVIDAQNKALDNIAAESSGVRGDDSKVGGTRVDLDMLCGQMNERCAKQQDANGNDILDQRGIPKLALNEQGFVVFNAKKTDGSIMSLNEFIETSEGQNMVGPTGGIQGVKGTLFGKPYEPGSWQDKLIESFAGSHDYIGGSLSGLYDEQGNIRRGMSASEKSIYDNLVTTSAIPVAAPFAASELLSAEIWQAISILLKGAK